TGGTGGGTCATCGCTTGTATGAACAAGCGTAGTGGATGCACAAGGAGCATTAGATACACCCAATCCTGAATATATCTGGACTCGGAAATTAAATGAATCACCAACATAGATGTTACCTGACGAATCAACTGCAACACCAGACTCTTCTTCACTTGGAATTCCTGATACGTTAATTGTTTTCTGCCAGACTCCGGCAGAATTAAATTTCTGGATGCGGTGATTGAGTGAATCAACAACATAGACATTATTTGATGTATCCACTGCTATGCCTGATGGGAAATCAAAGTGTGCATTGTCAACACCTGGAACTCCAGTTTGTCCAATTGTAGATTGGTAGACTCTGGCAGAATTATATTTCTGGACGCGATGATTATCTGTATCTGCAACATAGATGTTGCCTAACGAATCAACCGCAACACCAGCTGGGAAATTAAACTGTGTGCTGTTATTACCTGAAAGACCAGGAGTGCCAATTGTAAACTGGTACACTCTGGCAGAATTAAATATCTGGATGCGGTGACTATCTTCGTCAGCAACATAGATGTTTCCTGACGAATCCACTGCAACACCAATGAGTGCATTAAAGTGAGAGTTGTCGGCAGAACTTGGAACACCTGTAGTGCCAAGTGTTCCAATGTTTGTTATTCCATAAACTTGTTGATAACAAACTGTAGAGAAAATTATAACTCCCAATATTGGAAGAATCAGAATCTTTCCAATGACCAAACCAGAACCAACCTAAAAAAAATATATTTTACATCATAATTAAGCTTCCGCGATCCTTCCAAAAATGGAAATGTGTTTTTACTAGTCATTTGTTCTCTGAAATTAAATTTATTCCATTACTAAACAAACCGCTAGCCAATTGTTTTTAACAATTTAGATAATAACAAAGAAAGTAATTGTAATCAGACGTCTAACAGTTTTAGAAAAATACTAGATGAGACTGTTTTTTATCTGGCAAATATTGTTGTGAAAAAAACTCTAGGCAACAAAGCCAGTGTTTCCGTATTTCTCTACTATTTGGGAAACATCACCATCTGTAATATGTGCGGTGTTTGCATTTTCTAATCCTTGTGACATTACTCCATCACTTGAAGGATTGTTATCATCTTGTGTAATTCCAAACACATGTCCTAATTCATGCTCTGTGATGGATTGTATCTGCTTGTCAGATAATGGTACCAAGGTGGATATGTCTGCTCTTAATTTTCCACTGCCATCAGATACCATCTGTGTTTGTTCTGGGAAATAATACTGTGATGTAAATACATAGACCCATGCTCTATCCCAAAATGGATAGGTTAGTCCAAGTGCTTTAGATTCTGTAACTTTATGATCCCACCAAGCATTTTCTGTACTATCAAACTTGTCAGTATTAGGAGAAGGAGAAAACATAATCTCTGCAGTGCACTGTGTTCTGTCCTGCTCGTTTAATCCTACTTTGATATTCCATGCGTTATAATTTTTGGTGTAATCTCTAAGATGATTCTGCCAATCACTAATTGCGGTCTGAGCTATCTTCAAGTCCCTTGGAGTACTAGAATATACACAAAGATATGGGTCTGACTTGTACTTGTGATCAAGATAGGTTGGTTTTTGGATATCAACACTAGCAACATCTGCATATGAATGTGGAATGGTGGATAGGACAAACATTGCTGCAAACGCTAGTGCTACCACATATCTGGTGTTCCGCATCTTATTTCCTGAAATGATTGTCTAGAGTTGAGATAATAAGACGGGGTGTGTACTAAAAAAATACAAACTAAAATTTCATGCCTGTGTTTTTTTATATATTTGATGCCTTGCTTGCATATTATTTTAGTTGCAATTTCAAGTTGCACATAAAAAGAACCATACCCTCATCAATTAACATCACAAATACTAGTTATCAATGAGTTTTTGTTATACCAAGTTTGGAAATCCAGTTACACAGAATTTCTGTAATCTAAAAACTCTTGAAGCCTGGTATCATCTTTTGTCTTATGGATAGGTAAACTGCTGATATGGCAACAAATATGATTACCAAGCTAAATGAAAATGGAAACTCTGGAATTGATATTGGCGGAGGCACTGTAATTTGGGCAGTAGCTAATAGAGTATCTGATGGACTATTTGATTTAAAAATGGAAATAGTATGTGTTCCTGATGTTACTCCAACTGTTATGAGAATTGTACCATCATTTGCTACTGTTACCGTATCAATTTGTGTGCCATCTGAAAATACAAAAACAGGTTGACCTTCTTCTGCAATAAAGCCATTACCAGAAATTGTTATTCTACAACAAGGATTGCTGCTAGAAGATAGCGTTATTGACCCATCGGCATAAGCTTGATGAACTGAAAATGATACAGCAAATGCTAGAACTACAACCATTGGTAAAACTAGGATTCTTTCCACCACTAACAGACCCGCCTTATAAGGAGAAAGGATTCTATAAAAATATTAGCTACCACATTTGGAAATTCCTCTGATAATAAATATGATTTATGGTACAATGTTCTTTTTTTAGATCGAATAAAATTGATCGCACTTGAACAATCAAATGTGATTCAATTATGTTTTAGAATTAATTGAAGCCAGGTATCATCTTTTGTCTTATGGATAGATACACTGCTGATATGGCAACAAAAATAATCACCAAACCAAATGAAAATGGAAACTCTGGAATTGATACCTTCGGAGTCACTGTAAATGGTGCAAAAGTTATTGAATTGACTGTGATTGGACTGTCTGAAACGGAAATAGTATGTGCGCCAAGTGTTGTTTGTACTACTGGAACTGTAATGTGAATTGAACCATCAGAAGCTACAGTTACAGAATCCTTGATGGTGTGATCAAAAAATATGTAAACGACACTTCCTGGTGTAAAGTTAGTACCTGAAATTTTTACTATACTGCCAACTGAGCCGCTAGCTGAAGACAGTGTTATTGATGAGATGGCATAAACTTGATGAACTGAAAATGACATGGCAAGCACTAGAACCATAAATATTGGCAAAACTAGTATTTTTTTCAAACCACTACCGACCCAACTTTGTAATAAAATTTTTTTCTATAAAAATATGGTCTGCCATTTGTGGAAATGACTCTAGCCAAATTTTGATTAATCCCTCATTTTCGGACAAGATCCATTGTGATAATATGATCTGTTGGTATCATGTAACTTGCAATTTGCTGTAGTCAGTATTAACATTGAACCAAGTAAGAAAGTGACTTTGTGATGTTCTTGTACGAACATGGAATCTATCTAGTATTACGCAAACGTTTTCAAACAGTAATTATCCACCAAATGCATGGCTGATCATAACATCACAAAAGAAGTAGAAGAGACCCAGGTAAACTTGCTTGTTGGTGGAAAAGCAAAGAGAATGGATATGGAAATCAAATGCCTCTTGAAAATAAATGGCATTACACTAATTGAGAGAATCATACAACAATACTCTGACTGTGGTTTTAAAAAATTCAACATTCTTGCTGGCTTTGGAAGCGATGAGGTACAAGACCATCTTTCCAAATCAAACCATGCCAAAAAAATTGATCTTGCCTTTTCTTTAGATGATAATACTTGGAAGGCTGGTGGCAAAGGAAAGGCACTCAAGCAAGCTCTAAAAAACAATGTCATAAATAGAAAAAAAAGAAGCATTGTTGCATTTCCTGATGATATATTCACTGATGGTACCTTACCACTGGAGCTCTTGGCTGCCCATCTTGATAAAAAATCTCTGGTTACTGTTTTAACAACCACTGGCACTGACTATGCTTTTGGAGAAATAATACTAGATGAACAGGGAAAGGTGAATGGCTTTGTAGAAAAGCCATTTGTATCAAAGATAACATCAACTGGTGTCTATGTGATGGAGCCTGCAGTTTATCATACCATTGATGATCTTGTCTCGCTAGATAGTACTACTCCGCAAGAGTTTGAAAAAGTTGTTCTAGAAAAGATGGCGAAAGAGGGAAAGGTTGCAAACCACACAATACCACACCACACTTGGATTCCTGTCAATACAAAAAAAGAGTTTGAGACTGCAAAATTACGACTAGAGAAAAATTAATTACCGCATCTGGAATTATTTAATTTATAATTTTAATCCTGTTTTTCTAAAAAATTAAATAAGAGTGCTCGAAGAGTGTGATAGAAAAAAGATTTAGAACAATCTACGCATAATCAAATATGAATTTAATTATATAGTTTAACGTAATAGATATGAGAAAATCTTATTCTGTACTAGGAATGATTCTTGTTCTTTCTACGTTACTGATACCTGCAATAAATATGGTACCTGTAAATGCAATTGGCACACCAGTAACCATTAATGTAAACTCGGTTGATCTCTCAGGAAATGCATTTACTGGTATGTACATTGAACTAGAGAACTCAAATGGCGTAGTCATGGCATCTGGCTTTACACCTGCATCATTTTCGGCAATATCTGGGCAACAATATATTGTATTTGCAAATAATTATCAGAATTTTGTATTTAATCACTGGGATGATGGAACAACCAGTCAGGCAAGACCAATCACACCAACACAAACTGTAACTCTGACAGCATCCTATTCTACAGGCACTGCACCTACAGCTCCTGGTGCACCAACTGGATTAACAGCCAATACAGTATCCACATCACAGATAAATCTCTCCTGGACTGCACCTGCAAGCAACGGCGGCTCTGCAATTACAGGCTACATGATTGAGAGATCAACTGATAGTGGCACAACATGGTCTACCATTCAATCAAACACTGGCTCTACAGCTACGACATTTTCTGACACAGGATTGACAGCAAGTACCGCATACATGTACAGAGTATCAGCGATAAATGCAGTCGGAACTAGTGTGCCATCAAATACTGCTTCTGCAACTACATCTGGTACAACTACAGCCCCACAACCACCTACAGGTCTTACAGCAAGTACAATATCCACATCACAAATTAATCTCTCCTGGACTACGCCATCAAATAATGGAGGATCTGCAATTACTGGTTACAAGATTGAAAGATCAACTGATAGTGGCACAACTTGGTCTACCATATCAGCAAACACTGCAAGTACATCAACAACATTTTCTGATACTGGACTAACAGCTAGTACCACATACACATATCGAGTATCAGCGATAAATGCAGTTGGCACAAGCTCACCATCAAACACTGCATCTGCAACTACATCTGGTACCACATCAAATGCCATAGTACTAAATGGTATCCAGACAACATCTGGAACGGTATCTGCAGCACCATTTCAGATAACACTTGCCAACTTTAATGCTGGAACTGGAACCAACCGTGAACTAGTTGTCGGTGTAGATGCAAACAATAATGTCGTAACATCAGTTACATTTGGAGGAGTCCAGCTAACCAAAGTAACATCATCATTTGCCAACAATGATGCTGAATTTTGGTCTCTGACAAACCCTAGTGGCACTGGAAACATCATAGTCACAATGGGAGGTGCCACATCAGCTGTAATTGGCGCATATTCTTTTGCTGGAATAGATCAAACCACTCCAATACCTACCAGTACAACAAACCACAATAGCGCTACTGGAAGCAGCCCTACCATATCAATTACAACGAAAAACGCAAACAGCTGGGTACTAGACTCTCCATCAATTTATGGAGGAAAGACACTAGGTTCTCCAACCTGTACACAACAATGGGATATCAATGTGCCAAATGCAATCACTGGTGCATCAAGCTCTTCAATTGTATCATCACCAAGCTCTGCCACCTGTAGCTGGACTGCAAGTGGAGGAGGAGACCTCTGGGATGATGTCGCAATTGAGCTTAAAGCATCAGGTACTGGTACTGCACCAACAGCTCCGGGTGCCCCAACAAATCTTGCAGCAAGTACAGTATCCTCATCACAAATTAATCTAAGCTGGACTGCGCCATCAAATAATGGAGGTTCAGCCATTACAGGTTACAAGATTGAAAGATCAACTGACAGCGGAACTACATGGAGTACCATTCAATCAAATACCGCAAGTACATCAACAACATATTCTGACACAGGACTTGCAGCTAGTACTGCCTATACCTACAGAGTGTCAGCGATAAATGCAGTCGGAACTGGAAATCCATCAAACACTGCATCTGCAACTACATCTGGCACTGCACCTACAGCTCCACAACCACCGACAGGTCTTACAGCTAACACAGTATCATCATCTCAGATAAATCTAAGCTGGACTGCTCCAAGCAATAATGGAGGATCTGCAATCACAGGTTACAAGATTGAAAGATCAACTGATGGTGGCACAACATGGTCTACCATATCAGCAAACACAGCAAGTACTTCAACAACATTTTCTGATACAGGACTTGCAGCTAGTACCACATACACTTATCGAGTATCGGCGATAAATGCAGTTGGAACAAGCTCACCATCAAACACTGCATCTGCAACAACTAGTCCAGTATCAACTGTACGTGGTATCTCACTTAATACAAATTCAGTTAATGTAGGTACAGATGTAAGAATCACAGGTACTAAATTTGCACCAAACTCTGGAATTACCATATCATATGATAGTACTACAATTGGAGTGGGCGCACAGGATAATGGTTACTCTACCACTCCGTTGACCATAACAACAGATTCTAATGGAAACTTTGTCGCAATAATGTCTACACTGATATCTGTTACAGGAAAACACACCATCACTGCTGTAGATGCATCAAAAAATTCAGCTAGCCAGACTGTCACTGTCTCACCACACGCGTATCTCTTTCCAACAACAGGTCGTGCAGGCTCTACTGTACTAATACCAACTAGTCAAGGCAATGGCTATGCAGCAAGCTCTGCCATTACAATAAAATTTGATGGCACCCTAGTTACACCAACAACTGCCATAACATCTGATACCACTGGTAATTTTGGAGGTAGTTTCATGATACCAGGTGGAGCTGCATCTGGTCCGCACACCATAACAATATCTGATGCTAGTGGCAACACATACTCTACTTCATTTACTGTAGACCCAAATGCTCATTCATTTAGTAGTCAGACTCTAATATCAGGACTAAACTTTCCAGCATACTTTGCATTTATTCCAGATAACGGTCCTGGTGTAGATGGCACTGGTGCATTTATGGTAAATGAAAAAAATACTGGAAATGTAATTGTATTTAAGAATGTAAATGGGATGTTTGTAAGACAGACAGTACCATTTGTGACAGTACCAAATCTGCAGATAAACTATGAAACAAATGGACTGTTAGGAATTACATTTGATCCAAACTGGGCAACCTCGTCTGCATCAAAGTATGTTTACCTTTACGTTACCAGAACTGTAGCAACAAATGTTGTAGGTGAGCTGATACGATATCATGCCACCACAGACTCGTCTGGAAATATCATAGCAGACAAGTCAGTAGGTGAGCAAATGGTACTGGGAAACATTCCAGCATTTAACAATGGCCACAATGGAGGCTCGCTAAAGTTTGACTCGCAAGGTAACCTCTATATCTCCACTGGCGATGGCTGGAAATTTAATGGTCAAGACCTGACAACATTGCAGGCAAAGATGCTAAGAATCATGCCACTAGCATCTCCGGTAAATGGCATGATGTATTCCATTCCCAGTACAAACCCATTTGCATCATCGACTAATACCTCAATTAAAAAAGAGATCTGGGCATATGGAGTTCGAAACCCATATACATTTGACATAGATTCCCAGACAGGAAGAATCTATGGATCTGATCCAGGTTTTAACACATGGGAGAGAATTGAGGACTATACCGCTGCAGGTGCAAATCCCGGATGGGCAAACTATGAGAGCCCGCCATTTGGTAATCCACAAAATGTGGCTGGCTACACCCCACCACTATACTGGTACCCACACCAGGGAGTAGAGCCACAAACTGGCAAGACTGCTGGCCTTGAGGCACTCTCTGCTGGGGCATTTTACCGTGGAACCACATATCCCAACTTATCTGGCGCATACTTTTTTGGAGACTATGGCATTGGAAATATCCTTGCACTGCTACCATCAAGTGTAGCTCCACCTACAACCGATGCTGCAAGTGGATATCCAATAGGACAGGTTGTTCCATTACTGTATGGTTTGACTGCAGCTCCAATTTACATGCAGGAATGGAATGGAAAGATCTATTTCATGGACCTAAGTGGAAACATCAACGTGCTTAACTACAACTAGTTTAATTACAACAATTTTTGATTTTTCAGCAAATCATTATGTGAGCATTACAGGACTTTGGGTACAGATTTGTAAAGTTTGAAAAAATTATTTCCAAATATGGAAGATCATTTTTTATAATAGCTTTATCTGCTAGATGCAAGGGTTGGATTTGGGAAAGTATTCTACATTAGGTATGATGGCTATATCTGCAGTAACAATAATTTCTCTAATTGGATTTTTACCACAAAACTCGTATGCGGTTTCTGGCACAATATCTGGCGGCCCATCCTGTGTTGCAATTTCTGGCACTTGGGATAACTTTAGCACATGTACAGTTCACTCTCTTACAATCCATTCCGGAGAAACCTTGACCATTCCAAGTGGTAAACATCTAGTAATCACGGGCATCATCACGATTAACTCTGGCGGTACACTAGACAATGCCGGTTCTATTAGTGTAGATCAATCCGTGATAAACAACTCTGGCACCCTGACCAACTCTGGTTTTATTGATCTTCCCGGAGGTACCATCAATAATCTCTCTGGAGGTACTTTCAACAATCTAAATTCCATCCGACTCTTTGACGCCTTTAGCAGTCATGGTTTTATCAACAACAACTCTGGCGGTAACATCAACAACTCTGGTATAATCAGCACTTTTAGTATTGGAAATACTATCAACAACTCTGGAGGCACAATAAACAACCTAGCAGGCGGCTCTATAGGTGGTGCAGGTACAATTGACAATTCAGGTACAATCACCAATCTGGGTACCATAACAAACTTCCATGCTGCTAGCATAATCACCAATACAGGTACAATTTCAAATTCAGGTACCATATCAAATGGAGGTACACTCACCAACACCGGCACCATCACAGAATCTTGTAAGAGCACGTTTACCGGGAATCCTGTTGTCGGTACAGCTCCAATCAATACATGTACATCGATTCCAGAATTTCCATTTTCTTTTAGCTTGGTAATTATTTTTGTCGCAGTAGCAGCTGTGTATATGGGTATAAGACAAAAGATGATACCAAACTTCAAGCGATTTTAGCTATTGAATAATTCTTAAAATAAAAAAGAGAATCTAGTTTTGTGGCTAGTCTTACAGGACTTGATTCAAAATGAGAATCATAAACAACAAGCATCATAATTTTTTTCTTTTATGATAGTATAATAAAATCTATAACCACATGTGGGAATGGTTAATAACCAAAAAAAAAAAAACGAATATCGTGAGCTCACAGGGGAGAGATACACCATACCTCTAACATCCATAATAGAGCTAGTCTTGATGAGAAGAGGAAATACCAAGTACAACTTGGTTGTAGCCAAACTCCGCTCTCTTTATGATCTTGCCCTCCGAGATTGTGACAAGCACCCCAAATATCTGAAAAAAATACTCAAAGAGGTATACAAGGAAGAGTATGGTTCTATCATATCAGAGATCAAATTGGGCCTCGATGAATTGATTAAGGAAAAAGAGTTTGCCAGTTTTATAAAAATCATGGAAAGTTAATCTGGTTCATATCAATATGATTTGACAGGACCAACAAATTACACCTATTGACAACTCTATAAATTAATAAAAAATCAGTAACCTGCTATCTTTGAATGTACAATTGCTTCCATTTACATTCCACATCTTTGAGCTGATTCTTGTCAATATGAT
The Nitrosopumilaceae archaeon DNA segment above includes these coding regions:
- a CDS encoding SMP-30/gluconolactonase/LRE family protein, with the protein product MVIGKILILPILGVIIFSTVCYQQVYGITNIGTLGTTGVPSSADNSHFNALIGVAVDSSGNIYVADEDSHRIQIFNSARVYQFTIGTPGLSGNNSTQFNFPAGVAVDSLGNIYVADTDNHRVQKYNSARVYQSTIGQTGVPGVDNAHFDFPSGIAVDTSNNVYVVDSLNHRIQKFNSAGVWQKTINVSGIPSEEESGVAVDSSGNIYVGDSFNFRVQIYSGLGVSNAPCASTTLVHTSDDPP
- a CDS encoding sugar phosphate nucleotidyltransferase, whose product is MADHNITKEVEETQVNLLVGGKAKRMDMEIKCLLKINGITLIERIIQQYSDCGFKKFNILAGFGSDEVQDHLSKSNHAKKIDLAFSLDDNTWKAGGKGKALKQALKNNVINRKKRSIVAFPDDIFTDGTLPLELLAAHLDKKSLVTVLTTTGTDYAFGEIILDEQGKVNGFVEKPFVSKITSTGVYVMEPAVYHTIDDLVSLDSTTPQEFEKVVLEKMAKEGKVANHTIPHHTWIPVNTKKEFETAKLRLEKN
- a CDS encoding fibronectin type III domain-containing protein, which gives rise to MRKSYSVLGMILVLSTLLIPAINMVPVNAIGTPVTINVNSVDLSGNAFTGMYIELENSNGVVMASGFTPASFSAISGQQYIVFANNYQNFVFNHWDDGTTSQARPITPTQTVTLTASYSTGTAPTAPGAPTGLTANTVSTSQINLSWTAPASNGGSAITGYMIERSTDSGTTWSTIQSNTGSTATTFSDTGLTASTAYMYRVSAINAVGTSVPSNTASATTSGTTTAPQPPTGLTASTISTSQINLSWTTPSNNGGSAITGYKIERSTDSGTTWSTISANTASTSTTFSDTGLTASTTYTYRVSAINAVGTSSPSNTASATTSGTTSNAIVLNGIQTTSGTVSAAPFQITLANFNAGTGTNRELVVGVDANNNVVTSVTFGGVQLTKVTSSFANNDAEFWSLTNPSGTGNIIVTMGGATSAVIGAYSFAGIDQTTPIPTSTTNHNSATGSSPTISITTKNANSWVLDSPSIYGGKTLGSPTCTQQWDINVPNAITGASSSSIVSSPSSATCSWTASGGGDLWDDVAIELKASGTGTAPTAPGAPTNLAASTVSSSQINLSWTAPSNNGGSAITGYKIERSTDSGTTWSTIQSNTASTSTTYSDTGLAASTAYTYRVSAINAVGTGNPSNTASATTSGTAPTAPQPPTGLTANTVSSSQINLSWTAPSNNGGSAITGYKIERSTDGGTTWSTISANTASTSTTFSDTGLAASTTYTYRVSAINAVGTSSPSNTASATTSPVSTVRGISLNTNSVNVGTDVRITGTKFAPNSGITISYDSTTIGVGAQDNGYSTTPLTITTDSNGNFVAIMSTLISVTGKHTITAVDASKNSASQTVTVSPHAYLFPTTGRAGSTVLIPTSQGNGYAASSAITIKFDGTLVTPTTAITSDTTGNFGGSFMIPGGAASGPHTITISDASGNTYSTSFTVDPNAHSFSSQTLISGLNFPAYFAFIPDNGPGVDGTGAFMVNEKNTGNVIVFKNVNGMFVRQTVPFVTVPNLQINYETNGLLGITFDPNWATSSASKYVYLYVTRTVATNVVGELIRYHATTDSSGNIIADKSVGEQMVLGNIPAFNNGHNGGSLKFDSQGNLYISTGDGWKFNGQDLTTLQAKMLRIMPLASPVNGMMYSIPSTNPFASSTNTSIKKEIWAYGVRNPYTFDIDSQTGRIYGSDPGFNTWERIEDYTAAGANPGWANYESPPFGNPQNVAGYTPPLYWYPHQGVEPQTGKTAGLEALSAGAFYRGTTYPNLSGAYFFGDYGIGNILALLPSSVAPPTTDAASGYPIGQVVPLLYGLTAAPIYMQEWNGKIYFMDLSGNINVLNYN